The following are encoded together in the Bactrocera neohumeralis isolate Rockhampton chromosome 6, APGP_CSIRO_Bneo_wtdbg2-racon-allhic-juicebox.fasta_v2, whole genome shotgun sequence genome:
- the LOC126761407 gene encoding zinc finger protein 492 isoform X1: MVRRRRLLSKEDGASVHTDSGVSLSSPPDARTVHDGADEEDTQVAPMKKQARRRITTAKVTKRGRRKSKDVLNAATPVAKKQKTSEAADFKTCESNSDKGAPAIKHLQDAVEQTVHAKKADTIVALEIGDAAETASTTAEKTTAKELATAADLTAADLAAASVNAAFIVIPAADATNDTINAEDTTEKSVIILTTVSENSISVTDSAFSETDVTQSAGDLSELTHTTNDCNDTVNSLGDSASTAEATLTPAANKRSGKVFMRKVHVCHICSKQFRGNNDLRRHMLIHSDERPYKCEQCGNCYRQAVNLRNHINCAHTNQRQFACAQCPKMFAVKERLRLHMRLHSGEKPYACPVCEKRFARGGHLKQHVISHHKDSTKQYICEKCSTAFSTPSNLRAHMDRHENGPEHYCEICKEHFPNEPVLKAHINKLHYKLGQFDCEICKETIEDDALAKHMKTHTNVKTHVCEVCKSYFMQKSQYNVHMRMHTGERPYQCRICWQTYAYSSVLKLHIRKHTGEKPFQCLICTDVVAFSQLAHLKTHMKKIHKQTNPYMCEGCHQFFKIKAELQSHMQQCDSCNVDVEEENAKNNDSQTLSHLRFLMALLLKKISSQQKLQKLGYEKRLIDNVVVASLKLANRKACEDQSLSAIERMRRNVEEFLNWIVPAKAMETFRQEQQSVENILDKIVTMYMKHK, encoded by the exons atGGTGCGCAGACGCCGCTTGCTCTCCAAGGAAGATGGTGCCAGCGTACACACCGACAGCGGCGTTTCGCTTTCATCGCCACCCGATGCGCGCACAGTGCACGACGGCGCTGACGAGGAGGACACCCAGGTGGCGCCGATGAAAAAACAAGCACGCCGACGCATTACTACCGCAAAAGTAACGAAGCGAGGGCGCAGAAAAAGCAAAGATGTGTTGAACGCAGCCACGCCAGTGGCAAAGAAACAGAAAACTAGTGAAGCTGCAGATTTCAAAACTTGCGAAAGTAACTCAGATAAAGGAGCGCCGGCAATAAAACACTTACAGGACGCGGTAGAGCAAACGGTGCATGCTAAGAAGGCAGACACAATTGTAGCGCTTGAAATCGGCGATGCAGCGGAGACTGCAAGTACAACCGCAGAAAAAACTACCGCCAAGGAATTAGCAACAGCAGCCGATTTAACCGCAGCCGACTTAGCCGCAGCGTCTGTCAACGCAGCCTTTATTGTCATACCTGCAGCTGATGCCACCAACGACACGATTAATGCCGAGGACACAACAGAAAAATCCGTAATTATCCTAACGACAGTTTCAGAAAACTCGATTTCAGTGACGGATTCAGCATTCTCTGAGACAGACGTTACACAGTCAGCCGGCGATTTGTCGGAACTAACGCATACAACAAATGACTGCAATGATACGGTGAATTCGCTTGGCGATTCCGCCTCGACTGCTGAGGCGACGCTGACGCCGGCAGCGAATAAGCGTTCGGGCAAAGTGTTCATGCGTAAGGTGCACGTTTGCCACATTTGTTCGAAGCAATTTCGTGGCAATAACGATCTGCGTCGTCACATGCTCATACATTCGGATGAGCGCCCATATAAGTGTGAGCAATGCGGCAACTGCTATCGGCAGGCGGTCAATCTCAGGAATCACATTAATTGCGCCCACACAAATCAGCGACAGTTCGCTTGCGCGCAATGCCCGAAAATGTTTGCGGTGAAGGAGCGTTTGCGGCTGCACATGCGTCTGCATTCGGGCGAAAAGCCGTACGCTTGCCCGGTGTGTGAGAAACGTTTTGCGCGCGGTGGTCAT TTAAAGCAGCACGTGATTAGCCATCACAAGGACAGCACCAAGCAGTATATATGTGAGAAATGCTCCACCGCCTTCTCCACACCCTCTAATTTGCGCGCACACATGGATCGTCATGAAAATGGTCCCGAGCACTATTGTGAGATCTGCAAGGAGCACTTTCCAAATGAACCAGTGCTCAAGGCACACATCAACAAGCTACACTACAAGCTGGGCCAGTTTGATTGTGAGATCTGCAAGGAGACCATCGAGGATGATGCACTGGCCAAGCATATGAAGACCCACACGAATGTGAAGACACATGTTTGCGAGGTGTGCAAGTCGTATTTCATGCAGAAGTCACAGTACAATGTGCACATGCGTATGCATACTGGTGAGCGCCCGTATCAGTGTAGG ATTTGCTGGCAAACTTACGCCTACTCCAGTGTTCTTAAGCTACACATACGTAAGCACACAGGCGAGAAGCCATTCCAATGCTTGATTTGTACGGACGTGGTTGCTTTCTCGCAATTAGCTCACCTCAAGACACATATGAAGAAGATCCACAAACAAACCAATCCCTACATGTGCGAAGGCTGTCACCAGTTCTTCAAAATCAAAGCGGAACTGCAATCACATATGCAACAATGTGACAGTTGCAATGTCGACGTGGAGGAGGAGAATGCCAAAAATAATGACTCGCAAACGCTGTCACACCTACGCTTCCTTATGGCATTGCTGCTGAAAAAAATCTCATCACAGCAAAAGTTACAGAAATTGGGCTACGAAAAGCGGCTGATCGACAACGTTGTCGTCGCATCACTAAAGCTAGCCAATCGCAAAGCGTGCGAAGATCAGTCACTGTCGGCTATCGAACGTATGCGCAGAAATGTTGAAGAATTCCTCAATTGGATTGTGCCGGCAAAGGCGATGGAGACATTTCGTCAAGAACAACAGTCCGTGGAGAATATATTGGACAAAATAGTCACTATGTATATGAAGCACAAGTGA
- the LOC126761407 gene encoding zinc finger protein 492 isoform X2 → MKKQARRRITTAKVTKRGRRKSKDVLNAATPVAKKQKTSEAADFKTCESNSDKGAPAIKHLQDAVEQTVHAKKADTIVALEIGDAAETASTTAEKTTAKELATAADLTAADLAAASVNAAFIVIPAADATNDTINAEDTTEKSVIILTTVSENSISVTDSAFSETDVTQSAGDLSELTHTTNDCNDTVNSLGDSASTAEATLTPAANKRSGKVFMRKVHVCHICSKQFRGNNDLRRHMLIHSDERPYKCEQCGNCYRQAVNLRNHINCAHTNQRQFACAQCPKMFAVKERLRLHMRLHSGEKPYACPVCEKRFARGGHLKQHVISHHKDSTKQYICEKCSTAFSTPSNLRAHMDRHENGPEHYCEICKEHFPNEPVLKAHINKLHYKLGQFDCEICKETIEDDALAKHMKTHTNVKTHVCEVCKSYFMQKSQYNVHMRMHTGERPYQCRICWQTYAYSSVLKLHIRKHTGEKPFQCLICTDVVAFSQLAHLKTHMKKIHKQTNPYMCEGCHQFFKIKAELQSHMQQCDSCNVDVEEENAKNNDSQTLSHLRFLMALLLKKISSQQKLQKLGYEKRLIDNVVVASLKLANRKACEDQSLSAIERMRRNVEEFLNWIVPAKAMETFRQEQQSVENILDKIVTMYMKHK, encoded by the exons ATGAAAAAACAAGCACGCCGACGCATTACTACCGCAAAAGTAACGAAGCGAGGGCGCAGAAAAAGCAAAGATGTGTTGAACGCAGCCACGCCAGTGGCAAAGAAACAGAAAACTAGTGAAGCTGCAGATTTCAAAACTTGCGAAAGTAACTCAGATAAAGGAGCGCCGGCAATAAAACACTTACAGGACGCGGTAGAGCAAACGGTGCATGCTAAGAAGGCAGACACAATTGTAGCGCTTGAAATCGGCGATGCAGCGGAGACTGCAAGTACAACCGCAGAAAAAACTACCGCCAAGGAATTAGCAACAGCAGCCGATTTAACCGCAGCCGACTTAGCCGCAGCGTCTGTCAACGCAGCCTTTATTGTCATACCTGCAGCTGATGCCACCAACGACACGATTAATGCCGAGGACACAACAGAAAAATCCGTAATTATCCTAACGACAGTTTCAGAAAACTCGATTTCAGTGACGGATTCAGCATTCTCTGAGACAGACGTTACACAGTCAGCCGGCGATTTGTCGGAACTAACGCATACAACAAATGACTGCAATGATACGGTGAATTCGCTTGGCGATTCCGCCTCGACTGCTGAGGCGACGCTGACGCCGGCAGCGAATAAGCGTTCGGGCAAAGTGTTCATGCGTAAGGTGCACGTTTGCCACATTTGTTCGAAGCAATTTCGTGGCAATAACGATCTGCGTCGTCACATGCTCATACATTCGGATGAGCGCCCATATAAGTGTGAGCAATGCGGCAACTGCTATCGGCAGGCGGTCAATCTCAGGAATCACATTAATTGCGCCCACACAAATCAGCGACAGTTCGCTTGCGCGCAATGCCCGAAAATGTTTGCGGTGAAGGAGCGTTTGCGGCTGCACATGCGTCTGCATTCGGGCGAAAAGCCGTACGCTTGCCCGGTGTGTGAGAAACGTTTTGCGCGCGGTGGTCAT TTAAAGCAGCACGTGATTAGCCATCACAAGGACAGCACCAAGCAGTATATATGTGAGAAATGCTCCACCGCCTTCTCCACACCCTCTAATTTGCGCGCACACATGGATCGTCATGAAAATGGTCCCGAGCACTATTGTGAGATCTGCAAGGAGCACTTTCCAAATGAACCAGTGCTCAAGGCACACATCAACAAGCTACACTACAAGCTGGGCCAGTTTGATTGTGAGATCTGCAAGGAGACCATCGAGGATGATGCACTGGCCAAGCATATGAAGACCCACACGAATGTGAAGACACATGTTTGCGAGGTGTGCAAGTCGTATTTCATGCAGAAGTCACAGTACAATGTGCACATGCGTATGCATACTGGTGAGCGCCCGTATCAGTGTAGG ATTTGCTGGCAAACTTACGCCTACTCCAGTGTTCTTAAGCTACACATACGTAAGCACACAGGCGAGAAGCCATTCCAATGCTTGATTTGTACGGACGTGGTTGCTTTCTCGCAATTAGCTCACCTCAAGACACATATGAAGAAGATCCACAAACAAACCAATCCCTACATGTGCGAAGGCTGTCACCAGTTCTTCAAAATCAAAGCGGAACTGCAATCACATATGCAACAATGTGACAGTTGCAATGTCGACGTGGAGGAGGAGAATGCCAAAAATAATGACTCGCAAACGCTGTCACACCTACGCTTCCTTATGGCATTGCTGCTGAAAAAAATCTCATCACAGCAAAAGTTACAGAAATTGGGCTACGAAAAGCGGCTGATCGACAACGTTGTCGTCGCATCACTAAAGCTAGCCAATCGCAAAGCGTGCGAAGATCAGTCACTGTCGGCTATCGAACGTATGCGCAGAAATGTTGAAGAATTCCTCAATTGGATTGTGCCGGCAAAGGCGATGGAGACATTTCGTCAAGAACAACAGTCCGTGGAGAATATATTGGACAAAATAGTCACTATGTATATGAAGCACAAGTGA
- the LOC126761432 gene encoding DNA-directed RNA polymerases I, II, and III subunit RPABC3, with protein sequence MAGVLFEDIFNVKDMDPEGKKFDRVSRLHCESESFKMDLILDINSWLYPMELGDKFRLVLATTLREDGCPDSGEFNPLEQEGTRADSFEYVMFGKVYRIEGDEAHNEASSRLSAYVSFGGLLMRLQGDANNLHGFEVDQQMYLLMKKLAF encoded by the coding sequence ATGGCCGGCGTTTTATTTGAGGATATTTTCAATGTGAAAGACATGGATCCGGAGGGAAAGAAATTCGATCGTGTGTCGCGACTGCATTGTGAATCTGAATCCTTCaaaatggatttaattctagatATTAACTCTTGGCTGTACCCTATGGAATTGGGAGACAAATTCCGCTTGGTGCTAGCTACGACATTGCGCGAGGACGGCTGCCCTGACAGTGGCGAATTTAACCCGCTGGAACAGGAAGGTACACGTGCCGATAGTTTTGAGTATGTTATGTTCGGAAAGGTGTATCGTATTGAAGGTGATGAGGCGCATAATGAGGCATCGTCCCGTCTATCAGCGTACGTATCCTTCGGTGGATTGCTAATGCGTTTACAAGGTGATGCCAACAATTTGCACGGCTTTGAAGTTGACCAGCAGATGTACTTGCTGATGAAAAAGTTGGCATTCTGA
- the LOC126761412 gene encoding uncharacterized protein LOC126761412 gives MSNPENIVNFVTTIAKIAHIVNTANELYKKLPESNRRLNKELHESNRRLNKKLHGSNRRLNKKLHGSNSRKNKRPVNFTHQAEVFFEIDAKQLKEYDENFFKATTMNAASFSLLLSRLRKGMMRWSKGKAVAPERRLAITLMFLAEGCNFRVISQAYNLGHTTIRKIIYETCDAIWEELHFDYLSPPNVSELKDIAEKFYAKTGMPNCMGAINAKHIHISRPKDGGSLYYNFRKSFSVAIMAVCDADYVFRHVDVGAEGSRSDGILARSAFGRKLLDGTLEVPRDTNLPGTSTSFPYYYVGDSSYPLKPNLMRPFPGRNLPADKEKYNRAFSKAREHIENAYGILANRWRVLQTTIHASPNNTEKIVLATILLHNFLMLQNDTDYFTLELVDHTVGNQEINGRWREDANFLKTFQLGICNRSSTHSFQLREKLKEFISSNAV, from the exons ATGAGCAACCCAGAAAATATAGTTAATTTTGTGACGACGATTGCTAAAATTGCGCATATAGTAAATACGGCTAATGAGTTGTACAAGAAGCTACCTGAAAGCAACAGACGGTTGAACAAGGAACTACATGAAAGCAACAGACGGTTGAACAAGAAACTACATGGAAGCAACAGACGGTTGAACAAGAAACTACATGGAAGCAACAGTAGGAAGAATAAGCGTCCGGTTAACTTTACACACCAAGCAGAAGTTTTCTTTGAAATCGATGCTAAGCAGCTAAAAGAATacgatgaaaattttttcaaagctaCTACTATGAATGCTGCTAGCTTCAGTTTATTATTATCACGATTAAGAAAAGGAATGATGCGATGGTCCAAAGGGAAGGCAGTTGCGCCCGAAAGGCGTTTGGCTATAACATTAAT GTTTTTGGCAGAAGGATGTAATTTTCGTGTTATTTCACAGGCATACAATCTTGGACATACAACAATACGAAAAATCATATATGAAACATGTGACGCTATTTGGGAAGAATTACATTTTGACTATTTGTCACCTCCAAACGTAAGCGAACTTAAAGACATTGCAGAAAAGTTTTATGCAAAGACTGGCATGCCAAATTGCATGGGAGCTATAAATGCAAAGCACATTCATATATCAAGGCCAAAAGACGGTGGATCTTTGTACTACAATTTCAGAAAAAGTTTTAGCGTTGCCATAATGGCAGTGTGTGATGCTGATTACGTGTTCAGACATGTAGACGTCGGGGCGGAAGGAAGCCGAAGTGATGGAATACTTGCGCGCAGTGCCTTTGGCAGAAAACTGCTGGATGGCACTCTAGAAGTTCCACGTGACACAAACTTACCGGGTACATCAACTAGCTTTCCGTATTATTACGTCGGGGACAGTTCGTATCCACTGAAACCAAATTTAATGCGACCATTTCCCGGCCGCAATTTACCAGcagataaagaaaaatataacagAGCATTTTCTAAGGCGCGAGAGCACATAGAAAACGCTTACGGAATTTTGGCAAATCGCTGGAGAGTGCTCCAGACAACAATACATGCTAGCCCAAATAATACAGAGAAAATTGTTTTAGCGACAATATTACTTCATAACTTTTTAATGTTACAAAATGACACGGACTACTTCACACTTGAACTTGTAGACCACACAGTAGGCAATCAAGAAATAAACGGCCGTTGGCGAGAGGATGCAAATTTCCTTAAAACGTTTCAACTAGGAATTTGTAATCGCTCATCGACACACTCATTTCAGTTGCgtgaaaaactaaaagaatttatttcaaGTAATGCTGTGTAA